In a single window of the Streptosporangiales bacterium genome:
- a CDS encoding S8 family serine peptidase: MNAEHEDRASRICRRHDAVVLDDVGQAMARSHEILCTRRHADVVSDRLRKWVDGSEQVRGAGIVRVRLRRRAKVDLRAVTADLEPYARVAPNSLYSGEPLWNGGPASPPTQPAHRPRPPRAPAPGTRSTVTAVLDTGISAHPWFTGRSWFADCGPQHAEEVDRDQDFLLDSQAGHGTFVTGLLLTQGPSTDIRPVRVLNSDGVCDEAALIRALMALRPSVTGATDVVNLSLGAYTHDDRPSPLLLDALHALGPDTVVVAAAGNRGSSRPFWPAALKSVVAVGALESAGGGRAPFSNHGWWVDACAPGHQVASSFVWFNGPGGGGDVTDADLFLGYAQWSGTSFATAQVSGAVANLCATKGMDAPQATRTLLDPAKHRLVPDLGLAVLERRRAR; this comes from the coding sequence ATGAACGCCGAGCACGAGGACAGAGCGAGCCGTATCTGCCGCCGGCACGACGCGGTGGTGCTCGACGACGTCGGCCAGGCCATGGCGCGCAGCCACGAGATCCTCTGCACCCGCCGGCACGCCGACGTCGTCAGCGACCGGCTGCGCAAGTGGGTCGACGGCAGCGAGCAGGTCAGAGGCGCCGGTATCGTCAGGGTGCGGCTCCGCAGACGTGCCAAGGTCGACCTCCGCGCCGTCACCGCCGACCTCGAGCCGTACGCACGCGTCGCGCCGAACAGCCTCTACTCCGGAGAGCCCCTCTGGAACGGCGGTCCTGCCAGCCCGCCGACCCAGCCCGCCCATCGCCCTCGACCGCCCCGGGCACCGGCACCCGGCACGCGCTCCACCGTCACCGCGGTCCTCGACACCGGCATCTCGGCGCATCCGTGGTTCACCGGGCGCTCCTGGTTCGCCGACTGCGGCCCGCAGCATGCCGAGGAGGTCGACCGCGACCAGGACTTCCTCCTCGACAGCCAGGCCGGGCACGGCACGTTCGTCACCGGCCTCCTTCTCACGCAGGGGCCGAGCACCGACATCCGCCCGGTGCGGGTCCTCAACAGTGACGGCGTCTGCGACGAGGCCGCTCTCATCCGCGCCCTGATGGCGTTGCGTCCCTCCGTGACCGGAGCGACGGACGTCGTGAACCTCTCCCTCGGCGCCTACACGCATGACGACCGCCCGTCGCCACTCCTCCTCGACGCGCTCCACGCGCTCGGTCCTGACACCGTCGTCGTCGCGGCCGCCGGCAATCGCGGCTCGTCCAGACCGTTCTGGCCTGCGGCCCTCAAGTCGGTCGTCGCGGTCGGCGCACTGGAGTCGGCCGGCGGTGGGCGCGCGCCGTTCAGCAACCACGGATGGTGGGTCGACGCGTGTGCGCCCGGCCACCAGGTGGCGAGCAGCTTCGTCTGGTTCAACGGTCCCGGCGGCGGCGGAGACGTGACGGACGCCGACCTGTTCCTCGGGTACGCCCAGTGGAGCGGCACCTCGTTCGCCACGGCACAGGTGTCGGGCGCGGTCGCGAATCTCTGCGCCACGAAGGGCATGGACGCGCCGCAGGCCACCCGTACGCTGCTGGACCCGGCCAAGCACCGGTTGGTGCCGGATCTCGGCCTCGCCGTGCTCGAGCGGCGCCGTGCCCGGTAA
- a CDS encoding sigma-70 family RNA polymerase sigma factor, with protein sequence METVRTHTEEPDNATLVKRAAEGDDEAWHQIVHRFSTLVWAVPRSQGLGRVDAADVYQTTWLRLVEHLGSLREPAALAGWLAATARNEAIRVSKHRSREQPAEGHGADLPAPDRDTPEVALLLDEERRRVLRAFAQLSERCQRVLRVVAAGPVSNYDDVAAALDMPVGSLGPTRGRCLNHLRQLLEGDDR encoded by the coding sequence GTGGAGACGGTCCGCACGCACACCGAGGAGCCGGACAACGCCACCCTCGTCAAGCGCGCCGCGGAGGGCGACGACGAGGCATGGCATCAGATCGTGCACCGGTTCTCCACCCTGGTCTGGGCTGTCCCCCGCTCGCAGGGTCTCGGCCGGGTCGACGCCGCGGACGTCTACCAGACCACCTGGCTGCGCCTCGTCGAGCATCTCGGCAGCCTTCGCGAGCCGGCCGCACTCGCCGGCTGGCTCGCGGCGACCGCACGCAACGAGGCGATCCGCGTGTCGAAGCACAGATCTCGCGAGCAGCCCGCCGAGGGTCACGGCGCCGACCTTCCCGCGCCCGACCGCGATACCCCCGAGGTCGCACTGCTCCTCGACGAGGAGCGCCGCCGGGTGCTCCGCGCCTTCGCGCAACTCTCCGAACGTTGTCAACGCGTCCTCCGGGTCGTTGCCGCCGGTCCGGTGTCGAACTACGACGACGTCGCGGCGGCGCTCGACATGCCGGTCGGCAGCCTGGGCCCGACCCGGGGGCGTTGCCTGAACCATCTGCGCCAGCTGCTGGAGGGGGATGACAGATGA
- a CDS encoding CHAT domain-containing protein — translation MVLADRGEFRAALAEADVAARALRGVDLGYLHTQRALVLSRAGRYDEALSTFARALTHLQRFAEPEWICRVLSNRGALLGYTGGYRAAERDLRRTIELADRHGLEVFSGQARHNLGFISLRTGDVPTALRLFAEAEPFFPAQGHNQAARLLDVADAYLSVRLFRDAREHLEHAVDVLAEGGFAVDVAEAQVLLARTHLLDHAAGAAARTASEAAAEFRRQRRPGWTALADHLALYARVEAGESGGELLGDLRSSARRLGRRGWAHAAVHSHVLAGAMAHELGDRRVARVELDHASRARHRGPIAVRAPAWYATALRRLVDADERGALRAARAGLGVVDDYAATLGATDLRVRASGWGEDLATLGVRLTKESGDGWRYLTWVERWRANALRRPPVRPPHDPRLARDLAQLRRVTADLATCSARGDDTRPLTAEQVRLERAVRDRSRVVTGPSGRSTGGALDRAELRELLGDRALVELADHDGTLVAVTFAAGRCRLHELGPFGAAATEMDSLRFSLHRLARRHGSAASLAAAEAGVAYSGRQLDAMLLAPLREAIGDRELVIAPSDALHALPWSALPSLRDTTVSVVPSVTMWVSATRRLRSPSRGRGVVVVAGPGLDHSAAEVRAVARHHRGVRRLTGRRATVAATLDAIDGASTVHIAAHGRFRFDNPQFSALDLDDGPLTVYDLERISRAPRRLVLSACDTALSAVHPGDELQGVAAAFLSLGTSTLVASVTPVADNETRTLMGSFHRRLAAGASPGRALAEAETTTGTLGFVCFGASE, via the coding sequence GTGGTCCTCGCTGATCGTGGCGAGTTCCGCGCGGCACTGGCCGAGGCAGACGTGGCGGCGCGCGCCCTGCGCGGAGTCGACCTCGGTTACCTGCACACTCAGCGTGCGCTCGTGCTGAGCCGAGCCGGCCGCTACGACGAGGCCCTGTCGACATTCGCACGAGCATTGACCCATCTGCAACGGTTCGCCGAACCAGAGTGGATCTGCCGCGTGCTGTCCAATCGGGGCGCCCTGCTCGGCTACACGGGTGGCTACCGCGCGGCGGAACGTGATCTGCGTCGCACGATCGAACTCGCGGACCGGCACGGGCTCGAAGTCTTCTCCGGCCAGGCGCGACACAACCTCGGTTTCATCTCGTTGCGGACGGGCGACGTTCCCACCGCACTGCGCCTGTTCGCCGAGGCCGAGCCCTTCTTCCCCGCCCAGGGGCACAACCAGGCCGCTCGGCTGCTGGACGTCGCGGACGCCTACCTCTCGGTCCGGCTGTTCCGCGACGCCCGCGAGCACCTCGAGCACGCCGTCGACGTCCTCGCCGAGGGCGGGTTCGCGGTCGACGTCGCCGAGGCGCAGGTGCTGCTCGCGCGCACCCACCTGCTCGACCACGCCGCCGGTGCGGCGGCGCGGACGGCCTCCGAGGCGGCGGCGGAGTTCCGGCGACAGCGGCGACCCGGGTGGACCGCTCTCGCCGACCACCTCGCCCTGTACGCCAGGGTCGAGGCGGGCGAGAGCGGTGGGGAGCTGCTCGGGGACCTGCGGTCCTCGGCGCGCCGGCTCGGCAGGCGGGGCTGGGCGCACGCCGCGGTCCACAGTCACGTCCTCGCCGGGGCGATGGCGCACGAGCTCGGCGACCGCCGGGTCGCCCGCGTCGAGCTCGACCACGCGAGCCGGGCCCGCCATCGCGGACCGATCGCCGTCCGCGCGCCCGCCTGGTACGCGACCGCCCTGCGTCGCCTCGTCGACGCCGACGAACGGGGCGCGCTGCGCGCCGCTCGAGCCGGGCTGGGCGTGGTCGATGACTACGCCGCCACCCTCGGCGCCACCGACCTGCGGGTCAGGGCGAGCGGATGGGGCGAGGACCTCGCGACCCTCGGCGTCAGGCTCACCAAGGAGTCCGGAGACGGATGGCGCTACCTCACATGGGTCGAACGCTGGCGGGCCAATGCGCTTCGCCGCCCCCCGGTCCGGCCGCCGCACGATCCGCGGCTCGCGCGCGACCTCGCCCAGCTGCGCCGGGTGACGGCCGACCTCGCGACCTGCTCGGCGCGCGGCGACGACACCCGCCCGTTGACGGCGGAGCAGGTGCGACTCGAGCGCGCGGTGCGCGACCGTAGCCGCGTCGTCACCGGCCCGTCCGGACGCTCGACGGGTGGCGCGCTCGACCGTGCCGAGCTCCGCGAACTGCTGGGCGACCGCGCACTCGTGGAGCTCGCCGACCACGACGGAACGCTCGTGGCCGTCACCTTCGCCGCCGGTCGGTGCCGGTTGCACGAGCTCGGCCCGTTCGGCGCGGCGGCGACCGAGATGGACTCGTTGCGGTTCTCGCTCCACCGGCTGGCACGACGCCACGGCTCGGCCGCGAGCCTCGCCGCCGCCGAGGCGGGCGTCGCGTACTCCGGACGACAGCTCGACGCGATGCTCCTCGCCCCCCTGCGCGAGGCGATCGGTGACCGTGAGCTGGTCATCGCGCCGAGCGACGCGTTGCACGCCCTCCCCTGGTCCGCCCTCCCGTCGTTGCGCGACACGACGGTGAGCGTGGTGCCGTCGGTGACGATGTGGGTCTCGGCCACCCGGCGCCTACGGTCGCCCTCGCGCGGTCGTGGCGTCGTCGTCGTGGCGGGTCCGGGCCTCGACCATTCGGCCGCCGAGGTGCGCGCGGTCGCCAGGCACCATCGCGGGGTGCGGCGCCTGACCGGACGCCGGGCGACCGTCGCCGCCACCCTCGACGCCATCGACGGTGCGTCGACCGTTCACATCGCGGCCCACGGACGCTTCCGCTTCGACAACCCGCAGTTCTCCGCGCTCGACCTCGATGATGGGCCACTCACCGTCTACGACCTGGAACGGATCAGCCGCGCCCCGCGACGACTGGTGCTGTCCGCATGTGACACCGCACTCTCCGCAGTGCATCCGGGAGACGAGCTCCAAGGAGTCGCAGCGGCTTTCCTGTCGTTGGGAACCTCGACCCTCGTCGCGAGTGTCACACCCGTCGCCGACAACGAGACGAGGACACTCATGGGCAGCTTCCACCGCCGGCTGGCCGCGGGCGCATCGCCGGGACGCGCACTCGCCGAGGCCGAAACGACCACGGGCACGCTGGGATTCGTCTGTTTCGGGGCGAGCGAATAG
- a CDS encoding DUF2752 domain-containing protein: MRRGSRGEHMATIRELARGSRRPWEGSLRSALWRTGVRIGVMGVVAVVLANINLPWRPETLCALRQFTGIPCPLCGTTTAAVHAGNLDIVGALAANPVTVVIIALLATSPLTGVGRWWETMSNRPRVLLCIALFAAAEIWQLFRYGLLP; encoded by the coding sequence ATGCGGCGTGGCAGCCGAGGGGAGCACATGGCCACAATCCGCGAATTGGCACGCGGTTCGCGGCGTCCCTGGGAGGGCTCGCTGCGGTCGGCCTTGTGGCGCACCGGTGTGCGGATCGGTGTGATGGGCGTCGTCGCTGTGGTCCTGGCCAACATCAACCTTCCGTGGCGACCGGAGACCCTGTGCGCGCTGCGGCAGTTCACCGGCATCCCGTGTCCTCTGTGTGGCACGACGACGGCTGCCGTCCACGCCGGAAACCTGGACATCGTCGGGGCGTTGGCGGCCAACCCGGTCACGGTCGTCATCATCGCGCTCCTCGCGACGTCACCGCTCACCGGCGTCGGCCGGTGGTGGGAGACGATGTCGAACCGGCCGCGCGTACTACTATGCATCGCCTTGTTCGCAGCGGCCGAGATCTGGCAGCTCTTCAGGTACGGGCTCCTCCCGTAA
- a CDS encoding sulfurtransferase, producing MRDPLIGVAELAERLAGDDPPALLDVRWSLGGPPGVEAYDRGHLAGAVFADLDTDLSGPPGAGGRHPLPTADAFTTAMRRLGVSHGRAVVVYDAGDGQPAARAWWCLTYFGHDDVRVLDGGYGAWLAAGLPVTTASPTPEAGDFTAGAGHLPLLDADGAAVLARTGVLFDVRASERYRGETEPIDPVAGHIPGAVSAPTAANSHGDGGFFEPSVLRERFAGLGATPTEPVGAYCGSGVSAAHAVLALRLAGYDAALYVGSWSDWVSDETRPVATGPQAG from the coding sequence ATGAGGGACCCATTGATCGGTGTCGCCGAGCTGGCCGAGCGGCTCGCGGGCGATGACCCGCCTGCTCTCCTCGACGTACGTTGGTCGCTCGGCGGCCCGCCCGGTGTCGAGGCCTACGACAGAGGGCACCTCGCGGGCGCGGTCTTCGCCGACCTCGACACCGACCTGTCGGGTCCCCCTGGTGCCGGTGGTCGCCATCCGCTGCCGACCGCCGACGCGTTCACCACGGCGATGCGCCGCCTCGGGGTGTCCCACGGCCGCGCCGTGGTGGTGTACGACGCCGGCGACGGGCAGCCCGCCGCCCGGGCCTGGTGGTGCCTCACGTACTTCGGGCACGACGACGTACGCGTGCTCGACGGCGGATACGGGGCGTGGCTTGCCGCCGGCCTGCCCGTGACGACGGCGTCGCCGACCCCCGAGGCCGGCGACTTCACGGCCGGGGCGGGGCACCTCCCACTCCTCGACGCCGACGGCGCCGCGGTGCTCGCGCGCACCGGCGTGCTGTTCGACGTGCGGGCGTCGGAGCGGTACCGCGGCGAGACAGAGCCGATCGACCCCGTCGCCGGCCACATCCCAGGGGCGGTCAGCGCCCCGACGGCCGCGAACAGTCACGGTGACGGGGGATTCTTCGAGCCCTCGGTGCTGCGCGAGCGGTTCGCCGGCCTCGGCGCGACCCCGACGGAGCCGGTCGGAGCCTACTGCGGTTCGGGTGTGAGCGCCGCGCACGCGGTGCTGGCGCTGCGGCTCGCGGGATACGACGCGGCACTCTACGTCGGCTCGTGGTCGGACTGGGTGAGCGACGAGACGAGGCCGGTCGCCACGGGACCGCAGGCCGGGTAG
- a CDS encoding alkaline phosphatase family protein, which translates to MTVPAPVLPRYGETTLAELFPAILGALGVPVGGPNLRLGSADRGCLLLVDGLGRAQLRAHTDTASYLTSLREPAQLTSCAPSTTATSIVSFGTGRPPGAHGVLGFKVRVPGEARMLNHLHWSDRVDPVVWQPEPTVFGRATAAGMPAFFVGPESFRDSGLTVAATRGASYLNAETADERVDAAAAALARVDRGFAYVYWGEVDLAGHVYGTASQEWRDAVAAVDAMVLRLCERLPSGTLLWVTSDHGMVDIGAEGKIDAEATPGLVDGVLLLGGEPRFRHVYARSGAAADVLRSWHEVLAGRAWVVSRDEAVESGWFGPRVERSMLARIGDVLAVPYARWAVVAPRAEPQATALIGYHGSLTRAELDVPLLEGRA; encoded by the coding sequence GTGACCGTTCCCGCGCCGGTGCTCCCTCGCTACGGCGAGACGACCCTCGCGGAGCTCTTCCCCGCGATCCTGGGCGCTCTCGGCGTCCCGGTCGGTGGCCCGAACCTGCGGCTCGGCAGCGCCGACCGCGGCTGCCTGCTCCTCGTCGACGGTCTCGGGCGCGCGCAGTTGCGCGCCCATACCGACACCGCGTCGTACCTGACGTCGCTCCGCGAGCCGGCGCAGCTCACGTCCTGCGCCCCGTCGACGACGGCGACGAGCATCGTGTCGTTCGGCACCGGCCGGCCGCCGGGAGCCCACGGCGTGCTGGGGTTCAAGGTGCGGGTCCCCGGCGAGGCGCGCATGCTCAACCACCTGCACTGGTCCGACCGGGTCGACCCGGTCGTCTGGCAGCCCGAGCCGACCGTCTTCGGTCGCGCGACGGCCGCGGGCATGCCGGCGTTCTTCGTGGGGCCGGAGTCGTTCCGCGACAGCGGACTCACGGTCGCCGCCACGCGTGGCGCGTCGTACCTCAACGCGGAGACCGCGGACGAGCGGGTCGACGCCGCGGCGGCCGCGCTCGCCCGGGTCGACCGTGGCTTCGCGTACGTCTACTGGGGCGAGGTCGACCTTGCCGGCCACGTGTACGGCACCGCGTCGCAGGAGTGGCGCGACGCCGTCGCCGCGGTCGACGCGATGGTGCTGCGGTTGTGCGAACGCCTGCCGTCCGGCACCCTGCTCTGGGTGACCTCCGACCACGGCATGGTCGACATCGGTGCCGAGGGCAAGATCGACGCGGAGGCCACGCCGGGACTCGTGGACGGCGTGCTCCTGCTGGGCGGGGAGCCGAGGTTCCGGCACGTGTACGCGCGCAGCGGTGCCGCGGCCGACGTCCTGCGGTCCTGGCACGAGGTCCTCGCCGGCCGCGCCTGGGTGGTCTCGCGCGACGAGGCGGTCGAGTCCGGCTGGTTCGGGCCCAGGGTGGAGCGGTCGATGCTGGCCCGCATCGGCGACGTGCTCGCGGTGCCGTACGCCCGGTGGGCGGTCGTGGCCCCGCGTGCGGAGCCGCAGGCGACGGCGCTCATCGGCTACCACGGCTCGCTCACCAGGGCCGAGCTCGACGTGCCACTCCTGGAAGGACGCGCATGA
- a CDS encoding phosphodiesterase, with the protein MTTSTLDDLRSEIERCGYFPELVVHGVEGALATESARDWIVHHEATFDAEMEVRRHVSVLVLTDTRLIVLHTDDHPPADPKAQPHATTSVEAVPLRSIQSVLLSSVIPEPARYRTAQVPTEATLTVGWGIVGRVDLEPAGCADENCDADHGYTGQVTSDDLTLRVSGTAEGDSAVQRLIDFAAALSVATSRPA; encoded by the coding sequence ATGACGACAAGCACGTTGGACGACCTCCGGTCGGAGATCGAACGCTGCGGCTACTTCCCCGAGCTGGTGGTGCACGGCGTCGAGGGCGCGCTGGCGACGGAGTCGGCGAGGGACTGGATCGTCCACCACGAGGCGACGTTCGACGCGGAGATGGAGGTACGCCGCCACGTCTCGGTGCTGGTGCTGACCGACACCCGGCTGATCGTCCTGCACACCGACGACCATCCGCCGGCCGACCCCAAGGCGCAGCCGCACGCCACGACCAGCGTCGAGGCCGTGCCGCTGCGCAGCATCCAGTCCGTGCTGCTGAGCTCGGTCATCCCCGAGCCCGCGCGCTACCGCACCGCGCAGGTGCCCACCGAGGCGACGCTCACGGTCGGCTGGGGGATCGTCGGCCGGGTCGACCTCGAGCCGGCCGGATGCGCCGACGAGAACTGCGACGCAGACCACGGGTACACCGGTCAGGTCACCTCCGACGACCTGACCCTCAGGGTGAGCGGCACGGCCGAGGGCGACAGCGCCGTGCAGCGGCTGATCGACTTCGCCGCCGCCCTGTCGGTGGCGACGAGCCGTCCCGCGTGA
- a CDS encoding nucleoside/nucleotide kinase family protein yields the protein MEIPLARFSALLDRSWRLASARRRILGITGAPAAGKSTLAERLVAELNDARPGTAALVGMDGFHLAQAELERLGIAERKGAPHTFDGHGYVALLQRLRANDDPVVYAPLFRREIEEPVACAVPVGRDVPLVVTEGNYLLGAEGVWAGIRPLLDEVWYVDLPDTVRRERLARRHEDFGRTREQAWARALGSDERNAEVVRSTRDRADVVVTSPA from the coding sequence ATCGAGATCCCGCTGGCGCGGTTCTCCGCGCTCCTCGACCGGTCGTGGCGCCTCGCCTCCGCGAGACGCCGGATCCTCGGCATCACCGGCGCGCCCGCCGCGGGCAAGTCGACGCTCGCAGAGCGGCTCGTCGCGGAGCTCAACGACGCGCGGCCGGGCACCGCCGCGCTCGTCGGCATGGACGGCTTCCACCTCGCCCAGGCCGAGCTCGAACGCCTCGGCATCGCCGAGCGCAAGGGCGCGCCGCACACGTTCGACGGCCACGGCTACGTCGCCCTGCTGCAGCGGCTCCGCGCGAACGACGACCCCGTGGTCTATGCGCCGCTGTTCCGGCGCGAGATCGAGGAGCCCGTCGCGTGCGCCGTCCCGGTCGGCCGCGACGTCCCGCTCGTCGTGACCGAGGGCAACTACCTGCTCGGCGCCGAGGGCGTCTGGGCGGGCATCCGTCCGCTGCTCGACGAGGTCTGGTACGTCGACCTCCCCGACACCGTTCGCAGGGAACGGCTCGCGAGACGCCACGAGGACTTCGGCCGGACCAGGGAGCAGGCCTGGGCACGGGCGCTCGGCAGCGACGAGCGCAACGCCGAGGTCGTCCGGTCGACCCGCGATCGCGCCGACGTCGTCGTCACGTCCCCGGCATGA
- a CDS encoding TetR family transcriptional regulator gives MARNPERRTALVDAAIEVLAREGARGLTFRAVDTGAGVPVGTASNYFSTRDDLFNHVGRRIHVRMMPSTAEAEAAERAGPTRAAAVAQLQALFGRVVGDRDGYLALLELRLEATRRPELRETLTATIRANHERDVRGHAESGMPGDRTTVLLLYLAISGLVVEHLTLPGMLAPRAPEDVVEEIVTALMPGT, from the coding sequence ATGGCACGGAACCCGGAGCGGCGGACGGCGCTCGTCGACGCGGCGATCGAGGTGCTCGCGCGGGAGGGGGCTCGCGGCCTCACCTTCCGCGCGGTCGACACCGGGGCGGGCGTGCCGGTGGGCACGGCGTCGAACTACTTCTCCACGCGCGACGACCTGTTCAACCACGTCGGTCGCAGGATCCACGTCCGGATGATGCCGAGCACCGCCGAGGCCGAGGCCGCCGAGCGGGCGGGCCCGACGAGAGCCGCGGCCGTCGCGCAGCTGCAGGCGCTGTTCGGCCGGGTCGTCGGCGACCGCGACGGCTACCTCGCGCTGCTCGAGCTGCGGCTGGAGGCGACCAGGCGCCCGGAGCTGCGCGAGACGCTCACCGCGACGATCCGCGCCAACCATGAGCGCGACGTCCGGGGCCATGCCGAGTCCGGCATGCCGGGCGATCGCACCACCGTGCTGTTGCTGTACCTCGCGATCAGCGGACTCGTCGTCGAACACCTCACCCTGCCCGGCATGCTCGCCCCCCGCGCGCCGGAGGACGTGGTCGAGGAGATCGTCACGGCGCTCATGCCGGGGACGTGA
- a CDS encoding dihydrofolate reductase: MRKLVYLVASTLDGFVADPTRKDPSDTVFLLAGDHAEPLMREYPEMVPHHIRPMVGLEGAENRHFDTVLEGRVSYVMGLGMGVENAYPHMRHLVFSSTLTEVPDPRIELVAGDPVEKVRDLKKEDGKDIWLCGGGALAGAVRDEVDEIHLKLNPVVIGSGTPLFDAGFGIDRYALASSRVFDGSGVVLLRYVRER; encoded by the coding sequence ATGCGAAAGCTCGTCTACCTCGTCGCGTCGACGCTCGACGGCTTCGTCGCCGACCCCACCAGGAAGGACCCGTCCGACACGGTCTTCCTGCTCGCCGGCGACCACGCGGAGCCGCTGATGCGGGAGTACCCCGAGATGGTCCCGCACCACATCCGGCCGATGGTGGGCCTCGAGGGCGCGGAGAACCGCCACTTCGACACCGTCCTCGAGGGCCGGGTGTCGTACGTCATGGGGCTGGGCATGGGGGTCGAGAACGCGTACCCGCACATGCGGCACCTCGTGTTCTCCTCGACCCTCACCGAGGTGCCCGACCCACGGATCGAGCTCGTCGCCGGCGATCCCGTCGAGAAGGTGCGCGACCTCAAGAAGGAGGACGGCAAGGACATCTGGCTCTGTGGTGGCGGTGCGCTCGCCGGCGCCGTGCGCGACGAGGTCGACGAGATCCACCTCAAGCTCAACCCCGTCGTCATCGGGTCGGGCACGCCGCTCTTCGACGCCGGCTTCGGGATCGACAGGTACGCGCTCGCGTCGAGCCGTGTCTTCGACGGCAGCGGCGTCGTCCTGCTGCGCTACGTCCGGGAGCGGTGA
- a CDS encoding response regulator produces the protein MRVVIAEDSVLLREGLVRLIESAGYDVTAVPDADQLLRAVEKDPPDAVVADVRMPPTHTDEGLRASLVIRRNHPDVAVLVLSQYVEERYAVDLIAGDTRGVGYLLKDRVADVAEFLDALRRVIDGGTALDSEVVAQLLVRSRRRDPLSELSTREREVLGLMAEGRSNTGIADHLVLSQGAIEKHISSIFTKLGLPPGSEHDHRRVLAVLRFLDS, from the coding sequence GTGCGCGTCGTGATCGCCGAGGACTCCGTGCTGCTGCGAGAAGGCCTCGTCCGCCTGATCGAGAGCGCGGGCTACGACGTCACGGCGGTGCCGGACGCCGACCAGCTGCTCCGGGCCGTCGAGAAGGACCCGCCGGACGCCGTCGTCGCCGACGTCCGCATGCCGCCGACCCACACCGACGAGGGGTTGCGCGCCTCGCTCGTGATCCGGCGCAACCACCCCGATGTCGCGGTGCTCGTGCTCTCGCAGTACGTCGAGGAGCGGTACGCCGTCGACCTCATCGCCGGTGACACCCGCGGTGTCGGGTACCTGCTCAAGGACCGGGTCGCCGACGTCGCCGAGTTCCTCGACGCGCTGCGTCGCGTCATCGACGGCGGCACGGCACTCGACTCCGAGGTGGTCGCCCAGCTCCTCGTCCGCAGCCGCCGGCGCGACCCGCTGTCGGAGCTGTCGACCCGCGAGCGCGAGGTGCTCGGGCTGATGGCGGAGGGCCGCTCCAACACCGGCATCGCCGACCACCTCGTGCTGAGCCAGGGGGCGATCGAGAAGCACATCAGCAGCATCTTCACCAAGCTCGGCCTGCCACCGGGCAGCGAGCACGACCACCGGCGAGTGCTGGCGGTGCTGCGCTTCCTCGACTCCTGA